In the Thermodesulfovibrionales bacterium genome, GCCTTTTACACCATCGGCTCTGTCAGTTTTGGACTTCAGATCGGCGCCTCTGCTGCAGAGATCGTGATGCTTGTTATGTCCAATAACGCTGTGAATGCGCTGCTCAAGACAGGGGTGAACATCGGAGGGGATGTTTCTGCGGCCATCGGTCCGACCGGCGCCGGGGCAGGTGCGAAAGGCATTATTGCCGACATCATCTCTTTTGCGAGGGCCAAAGGGGCGTATCTCGGTGCTTCCATCGAAGGAGCCGTTGTGGATACGGGAGACAGCATGAATGACGCATATTACGGGCAGCGCGTCACCCCTGAAGACATCCTCATAAAAAACGCTGTGAGCAATCCCAAGTCCACAGAACTTCGCGAAGCGCTCAAGAAAACAGCTCAGGAGAAAAAGGACTGAAGCGGTGTCTCTCATACTTTCCTCAATGCGAAGCGGGGGGCCATGGCTGATTCAGACCTGTTCGACGTCTTTCTCCTTATTGAAAACGGGGAAGAGTCTGTCGTAGCTGCTGAGAACGTGTTCGGGGATAACCCTCACCTCGGTCAGAGCAGCCATGAAGTGGGTATCGCCGACCCACCGGGGAATGCTATGGAAGTGGAGATGTTCTTCTATGCCGGCGCCTGCGACTTTCCCTATGTTAACACCGATATTAAAACCTTCGGGTCTGAAAACCGCTTTCAGAGAGCTGATGGAATGCTGGACCAGCTTCATTAACTCGAGGAGCTCATCGCTGGCCAGTTCGGTGAGCGAAAAGACATGGCGATAGGGCACCACCATGAGGTGTCCGTTGTTGTAAGGATAGAGGTTCATGATGACGTAACCAAGGCTGCCTCTGAAGAGAATGAGGTTTTCTCTGTCTCTCTCCTCCTTCGGCTTTTCGCAAAAGATGCATTCCGGACCCTTTTTCGAGAGGATATATTCGAGCCTCCATGGCGCCCACATCGGCTGTATCATCTCTTTTCCCTTCTTAAGAGATCGAGGACTTTTTGGGCGTCTTCCCAGACGAGCCATTTGTCCTTTGGATTCCTGAGAAGGTATGCCGGGTGGAACGTCGACATGACGGGTATGCCCTTGTAATCGTAGAAGGTTCCTCTCAATTTTGTTATCGGGGTCCTGGTGTTGAGGAGGGAATGTGCTGATATCCTGCCGAGTGATACGATCACCTTCGGCGCAATGATCTCTATCTGTCTTTCGAGAAAGGGCAGGCATGCGCGTATCTCATCTTCTTCGGGGTCTCTGTTCATGGGCGGCCTTGACTTAAGAATATTCGCGATATAGACATCTTCCCTGCGAAGGCCCATCTTTTCGATAAGCCTCGTGAGGAGTTTGCCTGCGTCACCGACAAAGGGCCTTCCCTGTAAGTCTTCGTCTCTTCCCGGGGCTTCTCCGATGAACATGATCTCTGCATCCAGACTGCCTTCACCGAAAACGAGATTCTTCCTGCCCTTTGACAACCCGCATCTTTGACAATCTCCGATCTCCTCACGGAGAGCATCCATGGCAGCCTTCTTTATCTCGGAAGCATGAAGATCTGGAATGTGGTGATGAGCGGCTCTTTCACGCTCGTGTCTTCCTTCGTCTCCTTGCTTTCGCCCTATTATCACCGGCAGACTCTCGAAACCGAGGGCATCTAGGTATTCAAGGACGGTCTTTATGTCGCGGGTTATATTCATATTAACAGGGCCGAATATTCTGAGACCTCACACCCCAACCGAGCTTTGTCCTCAACACTTCAAAGAAATCACTCGTGGGAGGGATGAGGAGCCTTGTCTTGTACGGCGATTTCTCGACTGCAATGACGTCATCCTTTCTTAGGGGGATTCCCTGTTGACCATCAACGGTAAGGAAAACGTCATCGATCGGGGTCCTCAGGACTATTTCGAGGCGGATATCGTCGGGAAGGACAATAGGTCGATTCGAGAGCGTATGGGGACAGATCGGGATCAGTATAATGCTTCCCATGGTAGGATAAAGAATCGGGCCTCCTGCGGAAAGGCAATAAGCCGTCGAGCCGGTGGGGGTAGAAACGATGAGGCCGTCAGCCCTGAAACCGTTCACATAAACACCATTGACGGACGTATCGAGCTCGACGATCCGTGCGAGGGCACCCTTATTGATGACAACATCGTTCAGGGCCGTGTATTCTTCGATCTCCTTGCCGGTCCTGGTGACCCTGGCCGTGAGCATGAGTCGGTCTTCAGCGGCGCACTTCCCTGAGAGGACCATGTGGAGGGCATCGAAGATCTCCTTCTGACTGATCTCTGTTATGAAGCCGAGGCCGCCCAGGTTCACACCGAGGATCGGAACAGACTTCTTGCATGCGAGTCTCGCCACCGAAAGCATCGTGCCGTCGCCGCCGAGGACAATGATTGCCTCGGACAGATCCGGTATCCGCTCACGCGGATAACCGTCGATGCCGATGGTCTCAGCCGATTCGGCATCGAGAAAGACGTCCGTTCCCCTCTCCCTGAGCCAGGGAAGGAGTCTCCTCACGATGTCGAGAGGTTCAGATCTGCCGGCTTTACAGACTATTCCAATCTTTTTCATCTATCCCCTCAAGAAGAATCTCGCGCTCATCCCCCTCCAAAATCGAAAATCTCACCGATAGGAAATCTTCCACATCTCCGAGCCTTTCCGCCCATTCTACAACAGAGATGCCATCTTTTCCAAGATATTCTTCTATCCCGATAAATTCAAATTCCGCGGCGTCTCTGATCCGGTAAAGATCGATGTGGTAAAAGGGGACAGGAGCGTTATGGAGTCTCCCTTCATACTCGGCAATGATCGTGAAGCTTGCACTCGTGATATCCCTCTCCGGAATGGCCAGGCCGAGGGCAATTCCCTTTATGAAGGTCGTCTTGCCCGCGCCTAGGTCTCCATAAAGACAGACGATGTCTCCTTTCTTCAGGTGGCGGGCGAGTCTGGAGCCATAGGAGAGGGTCTCCGCCGGTCCCTTACTCAGAAGCCTCACGGGCGATACCCTTGATAAAGTCTCTCTTCCCGATAATCCCGACGACCTTCCCCGCTTTCACGACGGGGAGGAGATGGATCTTCTTGTCGTTCATGATCGTGGCGACTTCATCAATCGGCGTCTCTTCACTGATGGTGACAACCTCTTTTGTGCAGGCATCCCTGACTGTCGTTGCCGCCATCTTCTTGATCTCTGCCTCGAGTCTGCTTGTGCCCAGAGGGATGAAGGCATCAAAGAGTCTCAGGATCGTGGGGATGTGAAATCTGCTGTTTTTGCTGATCAGGTCATTCTCGGTGATGATCCCGGCTATCCTGCCTTCGCTGTCGGCCACGGGCGCCCCGCTTATGCCCTTCTCTATGAAAAGTCTTCCCAATTCCTCGACCGTTGTGTCCGGTGAAACAAGGACTACTTCCCTTGTCATGATGTCTTTTGCCTTCAGCATTCGAAACTCCTTTACCGTCTTGACGGCGGTGATAACGAACGACCCGGAAACCGCTTTCCTAGATCATACACTAAATGAGCATGCTTATGGTAGATGAATGAAGGGTGGTACGATAGGTCATGGCACGATGTTTGGCGACCACCGCTCTTTGATGCGACAGGCAGATCTCTTTTTCAAGTCTTCACGGGAGATATTCCTTGTCCATCGCCTCGACCGCGAGGTTCCGGGGTTGATGCTCCTGGCCCACAGCAGGGAAGCAGCTGCGAGGCTTCCTGAGATGTTTCGGAAAAACGAGGAGACCCAAAATACGGAGAAGGGAATAAGAACCGTGAAGGCGTGAAGCTCTCTGCTGTTCTGTTACGGTTTCGTTGCCCTATCGTAAGAAGGACGTTGCATTCCGCCTTGCCGGTAACAGGCAGGGGATCAGAGGAGCCTGATGAATCCGCCCTGTCTGCCGGTCGATCCCTTGGCAAAACGGTACGAATAATACTTCTCGGGAAGGCAGTACGTGCATTCCCCTGACAGCCAGATATTCTCTTGGGGAACGCCCATGCCCAAGGCCTGATAGCTATTTGAGCTCTGGAGGTCTAGGTAATATATATCGCCTTTGTTCTTGTAATAGTCACCTTCGCCTG is a window encoding:
- a CDS encoding lipid-binding SYLF domain-containing protein; amino-acid sequence: AFYTIGSVSFGLQIGASAAEIVMLVMSNNAVNALLKTGVNIGGDVSAAIGPTGAGAGAKGIIADIISFARAKGAYLGASIEGAVVDTGDSMNDAYYGQRVTPEDILIKNAVSNPKSTELREALKKTAQEKKD
- a CDS encoding HIT domain-containing protein, which gives rise to MIQPMWAPWRLEYILSKKGPECIFCEKPKEERDRENLILFRGSLGYVIMNLYPYNNGHLMVVPYRHVFSLTELASDELLELMKLVQHSISSLKAVFRPEGFNIGVNIGKVAGAGIEEHLHFHSIPRWVGDTHFMAALTEVRVIPEHVLSSYDRLFPVFNKEKDVEQV
- a CDS encoding uracil-DNA glycosylase, coding for MDALREEIGDCQRCGLSKGRKNLVFGEGSLDAEIMFIGEAPGRDEDLQGRPFVGDAGKLLTRLIEKMGLRREDVYIANILKSRPPMNRDPEEDEIRACLPFLERQIEIIAPKVIVSLGRISAHSLLNTRTPITKLRGTFYDYKGIPVMSTFHPAYLLRNPKDKWLVWEDAQKVLDLLRREKR
- a CDS encoding NAD(+)/NADH kinase, with amino-acid sequence MKKIGIVCKAGRSEPLDIVRRLLPWLRERGTDVFLDAESAETIGIDGYPRERIPDLSEAIIVLGGDGTMLSVARLACKKSVPILGVNLGGLGFITEISQKEIFDALHMVLSGKCAAEDRLMLTARVTRTGKEIEEYTALNDVVINKGALARIVELDTSVNGVYVNGFRADGLIVSTPTGSTAYCLSAGGPILYPTMGSIILIPICPHTLSNRPIVLPDDIRLEIVLRTPIDDVFLTVDGQQGIPLRKDDVIAVEKSPYKTRLLIPPTSDFFEVLRTKLGWGVRSQNIRPC
- the tsaE gene encoding tRNA (adenosine(37)-N6)-threonylcarbamoyltransferase complex ATPase subunit type 1 TsaE encodes the protein MRLLSKGPAETLSYGSRLARHLKKGDIVCLYGDLGAGKTTFIKGIALGLAIPERDITSASFTIIAEYEGRLHNAPVPFYHIDLYRIRDAAEFEFIGIEEYLGKDGISVVEWAERLGDVEDFLSVRFSILEGDEREILLEGIDEKDWNSL
- a CDS encoding CBS domain-containing protein: MLKAKDIMTREVVLVSPDTTVEELGRLFIEKGISGAPVADSEGRIAGIITENDLISKNSRFHIPTILRLFDAFIPLGTSRLEAEIKKMAATTVRDACTKEVVTISEETPIDEVATIMNDKKIHLLPVVKAGKVVGIIGKRDFIKGIAREASE
- a CDS encoding pseudouridine synthase, which produces MKGGTIGHGTMFGDHRSLMRQADLFFKSSREIFLVHRLDREVPGLMLLAHSREAAARLPEMFRKNEETQNTEKGIRTVKA